TATTGTTTTAGTATCAAACATTAACTTCCTTGCGAACTCCACTCTACTGTGATAGATAATATGATTACTTGAGCCATTTGGCAATTCTGTTTTAAGTACTTTAGCTTTACTCATACAGGCATTTATTTTCAACTTCATGTCCTGTGAGGCATTACTCTGAAGATACCTGTAATATCATGTTCTGTTTGATTAATGAATAAAGTGCAGGACGATGCTTCCATTTCAtggaggaaaaggaagaagcatttctttgttcTGAGTCATTCTGGCAAACCAATATATTCTAGGTTAGTGTTTATCAACTACTCAGATAAGCTTCGATCAATTTCTGTTCATATATCATTTTAGGATTGCAGCCTGAAATATCATGCCCCATTCCTCTATTTCTTGTTTCTCACTTTTTGTTCATTCCAGATACGGAGATGAACACAAGCTTGCTGGTTTTTCAGCAACTTTGCAAGCAATCATTTCCTTTGTGGAGAATGGGTATTGTATCTATCTTTGTTTTGGCTGATTATAGCCTGTTAGCTTCTGGTTACTGGAGTAGTCCTGAATATGTTTGATTCATTATCTGAATATAAGTTTAGAGGAATTTTTgaacttttcttttttaatttcagAGGTGATCGTGTCAAATTCGTGAGGGCTGGAAAGCATCAGGTCTCTTCATACATTTCTTCCCTGTAAAAGTTTTTATTAGTGAATATATAGTTTAATTTGAGCATTTATAAGCTAGTACTTCTTGCCCCATAAATAGTATCTTATGCAAAATGAAATTCTAATCCTTTCTTATATTTGAACTGTAAGTTATCTATACTAGATATTGTTTTGCTTTTTGATTGCTGAGCTGCTCATCTTATGTTTTGTCAATTTTTGCCAAAGTTAATTTTATCTGCAAGGTATTGTGTTATGAAATCTTAGTTTAAAGTTATGGTGCAGGTTGTTTTTCTTGTCAAAGGACCAATTTACTTAGTCTGCATCAGCTGCACAGAAGAGCCTTATGAGTCATTAAGGGGGCAGTTGGATCTTATTTATGGTCAGGTATAATTGAGTTGATCACTCGTATaccaaaatcaaataaaataaaatctggAATTCTGGATTCATTTTCTTGCTCAATGTTTCCTTATTTTCCAGTTTCTACATTTCTAAACATACTATTGCATATTTTGCAGCCATTCAAGTAACAGTTATATGATATGTCCCTGTTGTTGATACATATGCAGATTATTGTAATACTAACAAAGTCAGTAAACAGATGTTTTGAGaagaattcaaagtttgatATGTCACCCTTGCTTGGTGGAACAGATATTGTCTTCTCTTCACTAATCCACTCTTTTAGTTGGTTTGTTTCTCTACTCTGTGCATGTCTGGTCTTATtgtattaaaagaaaaataatataacctTTTCTCCAAGATAGGGGTGTTTTAGATGTTATGTTTTACAGTCATCTGTGTTTTTTTGGCAGATTGGGGAGTTAAGGTTGTTTGTGTTTAGTGTTATACGTGATTAAGTAGTGAACATTGTATTTGCAATTATTTCAGGAATCCAGCCACATTTCTTCATGCCTATACTTGTCTACCTCTTGCGTATGGGACAAGGCAAGCTGCTGGTGCTATCTTGCAAGATGTTGCAGATTCAGGTGTTCTGTTTGCAGTACTGATGTGCAGACACAAGGTTTAGTTCTGTACTTAATTTGCCTAGTTATATGATTGCATAAAATGATAAAGTGTCTAATTAAAGGTTGAAGGCAGGTAATTAGTCTAGTTGGTGCTCAGAAAGCCTCTCTTCATCCTGATGATATGCTGCTGTTGTCCAACTTTGTCATGTCATCAGAATCCTTTAGGCAAGTGGAACtaacattattttatttttcagatAGCATCTCAGATATGGTTTGATGGTAACTGCGCTCTGAATTCAAGCTTAACTAAAAAAAGCTGCACTCTTAATTCGGTCTAGTTGATGTTTGATAGTATAGATTTTTTATTCACTCTACTTGACTGGTTTTTATCAATTCTACATGCAGCAAAAGAGCTAAAATCCTGTACAATAGCAAAGTTCTTGGGCTTTTGACATCTTTGATTTAACATTTCATTGTGTACTTTCTTACTATCTTTTCTGGGCTATAATTATGCAGGACATCAGAAGCATTTTCTCCTGTTTGCTTGCCAAGATACAATCCTTTGGCATTTTTGTACGCTTATATCCACTATTTTGATGTAAGTCAAGTTTTAATGCATGAACAATTGGCCATATGTTGTACATTTAGTTCAAATTACACAGCTTTATGTATATTTCTGGCAGGACAACACATACCTGATGTTGTTGACGACTAGTTCTGAGGCATTTTACCATCTTAAGGATTGCAGGTAAATTATGGTATAATAATCTGACCACTTGTTATTgggttcatgtttttttttttaaataaaaaaaaccaaaagaacagagaataaaaggaaaaaataaagagGAAAGAGTGTAATGGTTCATTGCGAAGAGATCTTGAGTTGAATCTCTTAGTAGCAATATATCTCCTTCGTGAGTAAAAAAATTACCTGCCATTTCATAGGATTCGTATCGAAACGGTCCTTTTGAAGTCAAATATACTTCGTGAAGTTCAGACATCCTTGTTAGAAGGTGGGATGCGTGTTGAGGATCTGCCACCCTTACCTCGTTCTGGATCATCTTCTCATTTGGGCCAGCATAGGCTTCAATCAGATTCTCCTGAAATATTGAGGGAATCAAATTCTGGCATTGGTGGTGCTGCTGGGTTGTGGCATTTCATATATCGCAGCATATATCTGGATCAATATGTTTCTTCAGAGTTCTCACCGCCTATTAACACTCCTCAGCAGCAGAAAAGGTAGTTATATTACGAATACTTGTTTGACCTTTATGCTGCTATAGCCTTTTTCTTATTTATGCATTTATGTTCATGTCAGAACTCAGAAGCATAACCCACCTTTATTGTTGCAGATTGTATAGAGCGTATCAGAAACTTTTTGTATCCATGCATGATAAAGGAATTGGGCCACACAAAACTCAGTTTAGAAGGGATGAAAACTATGGTAACTATCATTGTGATCCATGCTTCATAGTTATAATACAAACATGAGTGGATATATGATATTTGAGTCTATAGTTACGAGCTGATGAAATTCTTTATTTTGAATTCTATAACTGTGGTTTTCTCCTTTTGGGGAAGaaggggaggggggggggggatatgCCCTTTTGTGCATTTATTTCCAATGTTCATCCTGGATGTTTCAGAAAGAGTGGTTCTATGGAAAAGTAAACCCCATGTTATCTGTGAGGTGTATTTAGAGAATCATgcgtatattttttattatgctGATAAAAATCAATTCTTTTTGTGAAAACCCAACTTCTTGAGTGATCTACCTCTCCACAGAATTCACCTTTTTGTTTTAGTTGCTTTGCTAGTTCCTTTGATTTGCATGCTTCACTGAACAGTGCTCAGACTAGTGAGTTAATTTTTATGTGGCAGTTCTGCTCTGTTGGGTAACACAGGATTTTGAGCTTTATGCTGCGTTTGATCCCCTTGCAGATAAGGTATCGTTTCTGCTTGCCAACAAGAGTTCTCAGTATTTGTTTATTTGAAAAATGTGAATGTCCTATAGTTCTTACATTTTCCACCAGTAGTAGGTGTATATTCATAATTAGCATCCAATGAAGACATGACATGAAATATTGTATGTTTGAAATCTACCATCGTATACCCTTTGCATATTACAAGTTAGAACAATGTCATTGTTAGCCTTCTTTTCATCATTAAGGTTGCTgcaaaagaaactaaacatcTTTGGTCCAACTGTTTGGGAAAAGGTTGCAAACGAGAGACTGGGGAATAAAAATTGCATTTATTTCTGTACTCTGGTTGGATAGATTCTTACTTTTTTTGCACATTGAGCATATGCAGGCCTTGGCAATAAAGACTTGCAACCGGGTGTGTCAATGGGTAAAAGATGtggaaaatgaaatatttttgctAGGAGTTAGCCCCTTTTCATGGTGATTTCCTATCAAACACTGTAAACATGTACGCGAGTGTTTATTTAATACAGTAAAAATTTATAGAATTTCTCCTTTCTTTATATTCCTTTCATCTATTTCTATTATGAAGTATTTgttgaaaatttattatattatcaGTTTGCTAAGTGTCATGCCCAAAACATCTCAGTCTAatgccatcatcatcatcagctgTGAGAGTACATGAATCATGGATGATTACTGCTTCTGGTACATAAAGATCTaagtatttgaattttttttgttttttgttactATATGGCATGTGTTGTAGCTCTTGAAGTGCTGAACTATAAAAGGACCATTTCCCTGAAAAACAAGGCATGACTAGTACTTCTAGGTCCTAGGACATATCACATGGCCAATAAAAAGGATGAGGTTTCTATCCAtccaatattttattttacttcatTTTTCGcttcttatttttaaatatataaggACGAAAGCTTTTCATATGATGATGTATTGTATTAGACCTGATGTATTTTCTGCTTTTTCAATAAACAAGTattaatcaagaaataaaaaatatcaaaagtttTGGTGGAAAAAATGCAACATGGTTCATTAATACACTTGTACAAGCTCATTATAAGTAAACTTGTTTTGAGATGTTGAAATGTCATAGGTTAAGATCatgatatattttaaattaagacCAAAATAGATATTATTTTACCGACATTATAAGTAAACTTGTTTTGAAGAAGTTTTCTTAAagcaaaaattatattaatatgAGAAGGGAAAGAGCAACAGCTCTAgcaaattatgtttttcttgtaaatACAACTATATTAAATAACTTGtatttttatattgtttttatatttttcgaATTTTGGTTGAAATTTGTAGTATTCTTATAccttttttttagatttttcaTTGGTTCGTGGACCGATCCAGAATTTTCAACTGTGGAGGTTGAGCTCCAAGAAATGCGCAACAGCTCGACCTCCACCCTTGCAGAGGATAGAAAgcttaaaaaactaaaacaattttttttacataattcAACaattgattggttgacggtgtaaaaaaacttgacaccgtcggtgcatcaaactttttctctaaaaaaaattacaacccTGGTTCATAAATTCCCCATGCCAAATTAAgaaatttagggtttttttggAAAAAGATTGAATCAATTAGTAAAgttgaaaaattaaaagaaaagtaTATAATACAATTTAATACGATAAAGTAATAAGTAATGAGAATTTACAACACTAAAAAATAATGAGAATTTAatgaatattaatttattttttgttaagattattaatgtatttaattGCAAAATTTAAAGTATAAACTTTGGTTATGAAATTAGTTCACATCCGTCATGGAAATATAATAAAGGTGGTTTAGTATATCAGTGGTAAGGCATATACTAATTATTTTGAATGCATTAAAAAATAGGTAATGGTTTtgcaagagaaagaaaaattcATTTCtcaatataaatttttatttctttatttattcacttttaaaaatttcaaaaaaaaaaaataccaagCTTTTATTCCAAGTGTAAGAAAAATATATACCAAGCTCTAAAGCTAAGGTGTTAGTTATCTATTGGCCTAATTATTgacaagatttttttttttttacttttcagtgaaaaaaaaaagaattgaaaaaAGATGTCATTTATGACAAGAATAAGACGCTGCAAAAACGCATGTatttataatttcaaaaaaagttaaaattactttattatgaataaaaattattaaaaaaatgttatagtaacttatttttttggtaaatgtTATAGTAACTTATTTGATGATGTTAAAATGTGttacttgatttaaaatatttgaaacttaatgattattaatttttaaaatttattagatgttaattattaaatcaattattaaatttaattaacatTAGTTATTTGCACAAAGAAAATTGTATTATTGAAATGTCTCAATAAaataatttcttattttattatattttataatttaaaattatataatttttttaaagaatttaaaactatttaataAATGAAAGGAGTAATTTTTAGAGAAATAGAAGTATATTTAAGTCGACACTTTAATTAATTTGACCAAAACGGCAAGTTCAAAAAGTCTGCTTTGTCGTGTAAACACTCCCTAGTGGTGAGTGAATGCATGGTGAAGGCTTTTGAGGCAACCAAGACAAAGTCTGAGtataaagttaaataaattaaatacataagGCAACTAAGATCTACTCCTATAGTAAAGTATATAAATGTTAATTAATAATGAACGTTACTGCAATCAAGAAACAGCGTGAAGTAAATACTCTACTATATAGTTTTGGATCACATGAGAAAATTCATCACTTCCCTTCCATGCACTGCTCCAACTTAACGTTAAAGTTGACTCCCAACAACAACGCAATAAAtaactttcaattttttaatatttctttcGTATAAACATCCGGTACCAGGCCACCCTTTGGACACCGCCAGATTCGAGATTTAGTCACAGTTAAAGCTTCGTCTCACACCTCCCCCCGAGATTATTGTGCCGGATCGAACACGAGATTTCTTCCGACACACTCGATCTGTATTGCCAACTGAGATATCGTCTTgagtatattttaatatttaatattaacactcccaaacaaaaaaaataaagtagttaatttctctctctctttctactcttttgctttcttcttcctttcttctactACTTCAGTTTCTTCCTCTCTCTAACCTTCACTTCCTCTTTCAGTGAACCCTAGATTCTGTTAATCTCTCCGGCGACGGTTTCCGGCAGAGACGGCGGTGAATCGGGTGGTCCGATCTGTCTCCGGCTACCATTTTTGTTGGCTCTGAGCGAAGTGAGTGAGTGAGATTGGGGAGGGGAAAAATGTACAAGAACCAGCTTCAAGAGCTGGCGCAGCGAAGCTGCTTCAATCTTCCTTCCTACACTTGCATTCGGGAAGGTCCTGATCACGCGCCGAGGTTCAAGGCCACCGTCAACTTCAACGGCGAGATCTTCGAGAGTCCTCACTACTGCAATACTCTCCGTCAGGCGGAGCACTCCGCCGCTGAGGTCGCTCTCAGTTCGCTCTCCCACCGTGGTCCGTCTCACTCCCTCGCCGCTAAGATCCTCGtgagttctctctctctctttgtgTATCAATGTTGCTTTTAGTTTTAGggttttgctttttttttctcaGTTCTATTTGCTTGATTACTGTAACGGAACCAAAAATGGAAAATGATGATAAAGGTGTTTGCTATTGTGCGCGTGCTGTTTGCTATTGTGCGCGTGCTGATGAGCTTGgactgttttctgattgtgagTGACTCTCGGTGAGGGGAAGCTTGTGGTTGTGGTATCGCGCCGTCGCACGGGGTGGGTCACGCCGGCGCTGCTCTTAGGCACGGTTGGGTTGGGATGTGGAATGACTGAAGTGCCCTTGGAGTTGTTTGATTGGAGAGAAGGTAGGAACAGGGTGAACTGGAAAATGTTGGTTGTAGGATCATGTGGTGGTGAGTGGGTAGACTACTACTGTGTGTGCAGTGAAGTGTGGAATGAACCGCAATTCTGTGTGAGGAGCTTTGTTTCAGAGCTAAGGTTTTCAGTTTTCAGTGTTTTTCAAGTGTTGATGATACTACTGTTATTTGCCgagaatgaaaatgaaaattgctATGTGAGGGTAGAAACATGAACAGCTTTTGGTTAGTCTGGGGTGTGATTTATAACTTGATGCTGACTTCATGCACCGGCACAATGCTGTAGTGTTAGTGTCTAGCGCTTTTGTGTGATATAAGGAATGACATGTATGTTTCTGCTCTCTGTTTGTGATTGTTTGGGCGAAGTGCTAATTATCTGAATTATGTATGTTGCTGAAGATAGGTCATGGATAGAGCATGGCAGTTGGAAAATTTCCCAGATTCGCAATCTGGTTTTTATTTAAGCCATCATTCCTGTCAGTTGCAGTTGCATTTGAATCCGGATATggtttaatttttcattttgagTGTTGCATTTGAATCCGGatattgtttaatttttcattttgaatAAAGGCTATTATTGTATTGACAAGACAAGGGACAACAATGAACTTCATCAAAGTGAGTTTGGATGAGAACTGCTGagtcggggggggggggatatTTGGTATTTTTATGGCATAATTGGGCAATTGGCAACAGTAGTATTCGAGGTGAAATGCAGTAGTTTTTTATTCATGCCCCATTTGTGTTAATCCTCTTATTCAAACTTGTTAGAGTCACAATGTTACCAATAATTGTTGTTTCTAGAAGAAAGTTGTGGTATTGAACCTGTGATTATTAGTGCAAATTTGCAATTGATATGTATAATCATTCATAAGATGTGGTAGTCTTTGTTAGATGTACCTATGTGAAAGATAACATGAATGTGTTTCTAAGAACAGGAGTGAAATTTATGCTACTCTGCTGTATAACGTGTAAAATGTTCACTTTTCTGTAAACTTCTAGTGCTTTTTGTCAATTTGccaattaaaacaaaaatcgGTCAAATAATATATTTGATTCACCATTTGACCCAAGTAGTACATTCTCTGCAATTTCTTCTATGAGTCCTTGATCTACCCCTTGTCTTCTAAAGGGGAATATGTAGTAACCCCAGCATATGGTGCAGGgttctatattttttatgtaGTATGCATACACTTATCTGTCTCAaatcttttttttggtacatatctGTCTCAAATCTAAGTATTGTATTCACATTAAAGGATAATTTCTATTTAAAATATGTTCTTCTGTTAACCTGGTTACCATTGTTAATATGTTTATTAATGTCCATATACTTATCATACTCTTTTTTTCTTAGGATGAGACTGGAGTCTACAAGAATCTCTTACAGGAAATTGCACAGAGAGTAGGGGCTCCATTGCCTCAATACACAACATTCAGGTCAGGCTTAGGGCATTTACCTGTTTTTACTGGAATAGTGGAGTTGGCTGGAATCACATTTACTGGTGAACCTGCCAAGAATAAGAAACAAGCTGAAAAAAATTCTGCTATGGCGGCTTGGTCATCTTTAAAACAATGTAAGTGGCTGTCTCGCTTTTCTctaaaaaattaattgtttTTACAGAAATATCTATTTGTCCTCTGAATGTAGCATTATACTTTGACTACAAAATGGAACACTGGGAGTATCAACTCAAGCCTGTTTTCCCTGTGTTTTCTGATTCTTTTAATACATGTGATTCATTTCTGATAGGGCCAATATGATCTTCAACACAGTATTAACGTGCCTTTTAGATGCCTAACACTGAAGTATTTTCATCCCcagttaaattttatttaaaattatgtcTGAGAAAGCTTTTCACATGTCTTTGCTGCAAGTTAGGGTTTGTTTGGGTTGTAAAAacattttacttttcttttctatGTTCACTTTTAATTACAAGAAGGCCactttgttttctattttccaAGTTTTGTATAGAAAACggtaaaaattataaataaatagaaagtTGCATAGTGTTCCatataaaattttgaaaacatgaAACAAAGTGAAAAGGTGACAATTTtgtaattgaaattgaaaacaagAGAtgaaaacataattttttttactaatgaaACAGGTCCTGAACAACCTTTTTGTTTCCTGTTTGAGTCAGATTTACAGTTTTCCATGGAAATGATTGAATATGAATTGACAATAGTTTTCTTTCTCACCAGTGGCCAAAGAGACTGCTAGCTCTTCAAGTGAACCAGAGAACAATGACGAACTAGAACAGATCACTATTGCACGGGCTTTACTGAACTACCGTCTGAAGGAAAAGATGGCAATGTCTGATCCAAATGCTCCAATTccatttcagaagaagtttcAGATTCAAAGTCCCAGGCCAACCAGTACTCAACCTCCACCCCCCAAAACATCAAAGATCCTTCCTCTAATTTGCCAAAAGGCAGCACCTCGAAGCAGGCCTTCATTGGTAACAGCAAATGACAGTGTTCGAAGCAAACCTTCTTTTGCAACAGCTAATGATAATCCTCGAAGCAAATATCCACCAGCAGCAGCAACCAGTGACAGATCTGGGGTGCCACCACAGTCTTCTGCTCTGGAAAGCCGGGTATTCCGTCCCCTGAAGTTCCCTGCGGCAGGAGCAGCACCTTATGTTCCCCTACGACAAATGAGATCACCTTGCCATGGGGTTGCACCTCCAGTGACTGTAAGGAACATGGTACCTGTATTCTCTGCACCACCCCTTCCACCACCTCCTACAGTGCATCAGGTAATACGAGCTCCTCCTGTACGAGTTGCTCCTCCAGTCAATATTCGGCAAGCTATTCCTGTATATGCTGCTCCGCCAGTGCCAGCAAGAAAAGATGAACCTTCTCTCATACAAAAAGATCTGTCTACTATTAGTATCCCTTGCCAGCAAGATATACTGCCACATAAAATTCAAGAGACGGGCAAGGCTGAGAACAGCCTACCAGTCAATTTTCAGCAAGCTATTCCTGTATATGCTGCACCACCAACAAGAATAGATGAACCTTCTCTTATACAAAAAGAAGAGCTACCTACTATTAGTACCCCTGGTCAGCAAGATAAACTGCCACCTAGAGTTCAAGAGACGGAGAACAGCCCATCAGAATCAGAGACCGTGCGTAACTTGGAGAAGctgaaaatttgaaatttattgGAGTGGATCTAAATTGAAGGCAACACCATCATGCTTTTGTGCAGATCTAGAGCTTGTTTCAGATACTATGGTGATGTTCAGTCATCTCTTCCTTTTTCCTTCCTCACCCCATTTTGTCCCGTTAAATCCGACAGTTCGCTCAGGTTAATTAGCATCAGTTGTTAAATATCTGTGAAATTCAAGAGCAAATTGGCATTAGATTTACTGGtatttttactttatttatgCATGCCATATCTTAGAATAGCTTTTCAGCTAGTTTGTAAGCTTGATTGTTGCTCGCTTTTTGTGATTATTATTACTCTACAATTGCTTGTGCAGTTGTGGAATTTCTGCTTTACTTTTCTGTTACCTCAATAGTTGCCTAACCATCATGGTAAGTTTGATTTGTGAGCTGAGAATGTCTTTGGAGAAGAAAAGCCCCAGACCTAGCTCTATGCTAGTTCTGTTGGAAACCTTACCCCTGTAACGGACCGGAAATAGCTTATTTAGTTTCTATGTTAACCCCGGTCAGTGGACAGAATTCTTATTAGGTTGTCCTATTATTGTTAGAACTGGAGCTACAAGGGTAGAATCAGTGTTATCTAAATTGCTATGGCAGAATCTCATGGCGGATTATTGACTCTCCGCCGTGACCTATAATCCTCCACCCGCCATCATTACTTGTCAAATATGGCGGGTTTTTTGCTCTGCCATTAACAACATTGAGTAGAATCGGATTCTCCGGTAAGTTCCAAAACTAGGTATGCCTTCCATTCCATAGAATGTGGATCAATGTTTTCTGATTAGTATCCGTTATCTTCACACTAATTTTCATTACACTCAGCATATTTGGAAACTTTGTGGGACAACACGGTGACATTAAGATCACTTCTAAACTACAAGTTGTAGCTTCTTTTAGGCACAACTTCAGCCTAACACACTGTCTTGACATTAGCTTTGAGTAATACTCCAATTCAAACCTAGGATTGCTGGAGGTTGTCTTTATTCATGTGGATCAATATTTTTATCCTTCTCCGTTCAAAATGCCTTCTCGTGTCAAGCTGATGGTGATTTGTTTTGTCAATGAAGAGGGACATCAACATCCAACGTTAGTTCCATAGAATAGAATATAGTATTAATCCACTACTACCTTTGTTGTAGAATTTCCATTCTCATCTCCTCTCTCTCAATCATCTTTGCCACGTTCTGATCACTGAATTGAATCCCTCACTCATATTTTTCAAATGTGAAGTAATAATAAATCAGAAGAAACATCTCACCTACCTGTAACCTGTGAAGTCATTTTCATCCTATCTTTGAATCACAAGCATTTCTTGTATAGATCCGATTAAATACTGTTCAAATGCTACCACTTTTTCACTTTGTAAATCAGTATGATACAATTTTCAGATTCTATAATTAAACAAGCAGAGCCCCAACCGGGTAATCTGGAACCTTTACTGTGTCGGAGACTTAAATGGAACTACAGAATGACTTGTGGGGAGGTAGTTGGTGTTAGTTTAATGCATATGTTTGAATTGGACAGAATTTTAAATGTGTGTTCAGATACACAACAAATAACCAGGGCGAGCCAAAATCACGGTGAACAAAAGCAACTTCTCTTAACTTTTGGGATTGTCCAATGTCCATCCTGATTTTGGTTTCACCGTTATTTTTCAACCGTATCCAAATATTCACAAGTCGAATCACGTTTCTTCCTGAGTCAATAATATGAAGTAGGCCCTAATTTCTAAAAACATAATAATCAGGAAGTGTAAATATATGTTATAATTGAGCCCAGAGTTTCCCAAAATATCTAATTGGCTATTTTCATTCATTTATTGTAATGGAACATTGTTTTGTCTGGCTGGACTTCTAGCCTGTACTCTGTAGCAACACCTCCCTTTCCTTCTGCATGCTTATAAATTGCTTGGCCTCATTAACGAGTTTACAACCAAATCTGTAAATTCTCTCATCCATGATTATAAGTTTCTACATGCTACTCCCATTTCTCGAACTCCAACGATCCAAAGAGCTAATCTTCCTTTAGTTTTAATAATGTAGAAAAGATGTGATGTAGATTTTGCTCTCAATAAGTCCAAAATGGTGAAACTTGAAGGTCATATGTTCAAAACCAGTCAAGAATTAATTCCTTAACATATGGATTACACTTAAGTTATTAAGTTCTTCCTTAGTTTACTTGCTAAGAGAGCAGGAATTGCAATAGCAATGGGATATTATAATCAGCCACAACATCTATTACTCCTATCCCTAGATGACATCATTAACAAATTCATCATTACATCTAGTACATCAATTAATTTCTCAACCAATACATGAACCCCAATCCAATTAATGAATATATAGTACAAGAGTGctttaagtgcaaaagataaatTCTAAATCTTATTTACGGAAAATTTAAATCAAGTACAACATACCAATAGGGAGCTCAAATCCACATATTAACATAAAACTTAAATCAAGTACAAACTACAATAGCTATA
This portion of the Lotus japonicus ecotype B-129 chromosome 3, LjGifu_v1.2 genome encodes:
- the LOC130748693 gene encoding vacuolar fusion protein MON1 homolog; the protein is MSSPETRRNHSITSSSSTTSDDGPSPPIIFHLPHLSLSLFDGEHQEPNGSSLRPSSEPSSPSTTATSTVRHEIEEMTIHDSAGASSFPEKKPHHDDDEDDASISWRKRKKHFFVLSHSGKPIYSRYGDEHKLAGFSATLQAIISFVENGGDRVKFVRAGKHQVVFLVKGPIYLVCISCTEEPYESLRGQLDLIYGQIIVILTKSVNRCFEKNSKFDMSPLLGGTDIVFSSLIHSFSWNPATFLHAYTCLPLAYGTRQAAGAILQDVADSGVLFAVLMCRHKVISLVGAQKASLHPDDMLLLSNFVMSSESFRTSEAFSPVCLPRYNPLAFLYAYIHYFDDNTYLMLLTTSSEAFYHLKDCRIRIETVLLKSNILREVQTSLLEGGMRVEDLPPLPRSGSSSHLGQHRLQSDSPEILRESNSGIGGAAGLWHFIYRSIYLDQYVSSEFSPPINTPQQQKRLYRAYQKLFVSMHDKGIGPHKTQFRRDENYVLLCWVTQDFELYAAFDPLADKALAIKTCNRVCQWVKDVENEIFLLGVSPFSW
- the LOC130747559 gene encoding double-stranded RNA-binding protein 2-like, yielding MYKNQLQELAQRSCFNLPSYTCIREGPDHAPRFKATVNFNGEIFESPHYCNTLRQAEHSAAEVALSSLSHRGPSHSLAAKILDETGVYKNLLQEIAQRVGAPLPQYTTFRSGLGHLPVFTGIVELAGITFTGEPAKNKKQAEKNSAMAAWSSLKQLAKETASSSSEPENNDELEQITIARALLNYRLKEKMAMSDPNAPIPFQKKFQIQSPRPTSTQPPPPKTSKILPLICQKAAPRSRPSLVTANDSVRSKPSFATANDNPRSKYPPAAATSDRSGVPPQSSALESRVFRPLKFPAAGAAPYVPLRQMRSPCHGVAPPVTVRNMVPVFSAPPLPPPPTVHQVIRAPPVRVAPPVNIRQAIPVYAAPPVPARKDEPSLIQKDLSTISIPCQQDILPHKIQETGKAENSLPVNFQQAIPVYAAPPTRIDEPSLIQKEELPTISTPGQQDKLPPRVQETENSPSESETVRNLEKLKI